The sequence TGGaagccaaaaatattttttttataagcgctttcagtcattttaaaaacactccCGACTAAAACACTTCTAAAACTTCGCTCTATTGCAAAATACTTGTAATTCaattgattaaaaatatttacCTTTGTATATGAGTTATGactaaagtaaaaaaaaaaaactccattTTACAGCTTCTAACTATTATTAAGGGAAAATTTACATGTACCAAAATGAAACCTTAAAATACCGATATAATGATATACACtcacgagaaatttttagtatGCCCGAAACAAAAAATGCTAGACTATATGTAATTCTACAAGTATAACACAAATGTGAAAATACATTGCATGTAATACAAAGCTTTGTGAAAATGCGGCAACAGAGGGACCCACGACAGATAAAGCCCACTCTGATTAGGTTATCATCATCAATTGTGATGGACCCAGTGCTTCTGATTAAATATCAAATGAAGGGAAGATATTAGGAACCGGATTCCCTCCGGATTCCAAACAACTGAGCACCCTGAGCAATAAATCAGAtacgttgaaatttgatctaacggttacaattattataactttagaggAGCCTCTTATTTGTAGCCGctggattaaatttcaacgatccagtATCATTGCTCTCAGTTTTTGGGGATCCGGTTCCAAGATATCCCCAACTTTTAattggaggcagattctctacCCTCCCACTTCCTGTGTCTTCCCGCGCCCTCCTGTTttatgtgatcacggttaaaccatgtcaacattttatatatatatttttagagatcataaggcaaaaaaaaaaaataatataaaatattgacgtggcttaactatGACCACATAAAAAGAAGAGCACGGGAAGACACAGAAAGTGGGAGGGCAAAGAATCTGCCTCCCTTTTAATTTTaggaaaacaaatgaaaatggcttgaaaactttgagttttaatgataaggacaaaataaagggtcagtgaatagtaccagaattgactttttagtgtaaaaataagatttttcgttaaagtgaacagtaccgggtgcttttcattaaagttcctttaattttcttacattgtccttttgaatttaattattctttttcccaaccaaaaaattaatttattattcctatattttaaattttatatttatcaTTTATcaccttctttatttttcttttattttgtatgagGCCATGATCCTTTTATATTATCAGCCAACGCAAGCAACCGCCATTGAGCTCTGACTTTTTGACATCTAAatttaaaacattaaaaagaaaaaaagtaaaaatgttaCACGCGACGCTCtcagtttttaattatatatatatacattttcaTGAATAATTGTCAAAAATTAATTTCGTCGCTACAACTAAATTTCCCCGGTAAACTACCCCAGAGCTCCCGGCGAAGTGTCGAAACGTGGCAAAAGAACATTCTAGCAGTCGCATTGAAGAAAATTCGAAAATCGACATTAATATTTGTTAACAATTTTgatcaaaaaataataatattgtgTTAGCTGTAAAACTAGGCGTGGATAGTTAAATTTGTTGACGTACGCAAGGTTTGCACATGTTTTGAAATTTGAGAAAAAGGTCAATTTATAAACAGCTGGATTCGCTTGCTTCGTACGCTTTACAAATCCACACCACGAGTATCGTGTATGGAAAATTAGTTCTCATTGGAAGGATTGTGTGTAATTTATCAACTTTTAGGATATTTGGCCAGTTAGGTTAGTTGGAGCGGAAATGTGTCATCTTATACATATTTTTCGTAGTTTGAATGAGTTAAAAGTAGAATATCGTTTGATACagtgaaaaataaaacaacattCCATCTTGGATTTAGTCATTGTTTTAGTTATTTGGTCAATTTAGTCCCCGTGTTTTCAACTTTGCCAATTTGGTCCTTGTGTTTATCTCTGTGAGCCAATACGACATTTCCATCTAATATttgcaaaaaaattatttatttgatctaaaatatttaaaaaggaaatcaaattaaaaataaaacaaaaattactcTCCTCCCTAACGTTACTTCCCTCTGTTTTCTATGTCATAACCTTATTAATCTTTCAAATTGGAAGTTTTTTCTCTTATAtgtgttattttttattgatttgcatTTTTCTGTAAAAATAAAGGGTGATTATATCTcttataatttttcttatgaattttttaacaaAGATTGAATGAAATGTCTTTAATTGGCTAACAGAGATAAACACAATGACtaaattggccaaattgaaaacacaaagaCTAAATTGACCATATGGctataacacatggaccattttgacatttaagccttTTCACATACCTCCGATGCCATGCTAGTAGTATTACCGTAATCCTCTTTGACCTTCTACCCTCCTCAACTTAATTCcatttcttgatttttctttgATCTATTAAATTCAGAAGCTAAGAAAATGGAGTGTAAGAGGTAAAAAGAAGAGttatgaaactagaaacttgaACTTAGGTGCAAAGAGACAGACGACTCAAATCAGCATGACAGTGCATAGTTGAGTGTTGAGTGAAAATCCATTTCATGTATGACGTGTGTGTGACTTGAATAAGAGGTAACCCAGAAAGTTTAAAGTCTGCCAACTGTAGAATCCCCATACCAATAATAGAAGCAGAAAGGTGGGACTTGGAGTAGTTGCATTAAACTTTGGTGGGGATCTTGGATTTTCATATTTTGGTAGTTGGGGGCAGCAACAGCAAAAGGGACATTATCATATCTCAAATTTTCAACCAAGTTGTGCTCCTCAAATTAAGATCTTCTATGGATTTTTGTGTCCGGAGTTAGATGATTCGAAAACCTAAACcactcattttaaattttacggCTTCTATCCACACATACAAAACGAAAGGTCCGAATTTTTCTCTTAAGCGATCCGAATCTTCGTATGTGTTGTCTCTAGACACAGATCCGGAGTAATTCGTGATCCGCATGTTATTATATCATATGAGCGTATGGATTACAACATGGTCCCATCACAAGCTGCAAATTGTCAActtgtatttaatttttgtgCATAAATGTTTATTTCTGGTTGCACAAAATCAAATTTGTTTAGccacaaatttcaattttctttccctttttaacaaaaatatataacgACGTGAATAGTACTTGACTCCTCTCAATAGCAGGAGTTCCTCCTCGGAAATGGGAGTTCCTGCTTTCCATCTAAcgattgtttgacaaaatgggattctctctcctcctttttcCATTCCATTCAATTTCCTCCGCTCATATTctctattttatctttttttttctataaaaaattaatataaaatgttgatgtgactTAACCATGATCATTTAAATAGAAGgggagagaaaaaaagaggaaagataATTCCACTCCTAGTTTGACACACAGATagagattttcatttttgtgattttgacgGGATGTTTATGTATATATGTTAAGCTTTGATTTACACAAAGGGGAAACGACTCTTTGCATGAAAGGAGCTTAGCAGTGTCACGACAATATAAGCTACTGTAATTTTCTAATAGGAATTGATATCTTGAGAAAGATTCATAAGAGGAGCAGAAAATTTCACCTTTCTTCTAAAAAATTTACCTTTTAATGGCAAAATACGTACAAAAACAATATACACTTCTCTTACAACAATGGACGCTATGGACCTTACACTTCCTAGTCTCAACTCTTCAACTAGTTCCAAGGCTTCAAGCAAATACAAATTGGCTCATCAAATGGGGTTCTACAGAACGGTGCAAAACCGTGGATGGAAGATACATTTGCCCTTTCAAAAAGCATGTCTCTACAATGGAGATGGAGATATCACATTCTTGTCTCGTAGAAGTAAGTTGTGGAGACGGCCTGACCTTCAACATCGTATGTACGAACCAGTCTCTGTCTCTTGGCAGGACCCTCGAGCCAACAGAACTCCAAATGGAACGATAATGATTCTGCAACATTGTTTCCTACATCGCATGGGCATCCCATGTACATGCCTCCGGGCAATAGAGTCATCTGGTAACCTCCGTTGAAAGTAATCAAGTTGTCCAACTTGATTCCCGTCCAAGGCACATTAGTGGTAACATCACCCGCAGCGGAGGTGGAAGTGATGCCCTGACATAATTTATGAATGATGGGAAATGAAATGTAAGAAAAGACCGATACTTAGCAAAATATAAACCAAAAATAATAGGTATCATTACGTTTTTTGAGTAATGAGTTCTTTGATTATTTGCAATTTTATCAATGAAGCATTTTGATTTTACGTTCCACGTTCTTTCAAGAGGGATTTTATTGGAGTGGAAGATACCTGAATAACTTGGCCCTTATCATCCATCTCAAGTGTTGCtacggtatcagcttcagccgttGTTGATCCATAAACACCGCTTCGTTTTGTTACTGAGTGACCTTTCCACGTACCAAGAAATGGCACAATCCTGTCTGTGTTTTCCTGATACCATTCAAGGAAACTTAATTTTATATATCACAGCCAAAAACAAAAACGTAACtataaaaacccaaatttcagtGCTACTAGCTTTCTTTGTGAAACTTACCACATTATTGTCGAGGGCAGGAGGAAGAACTGCCCCATCTCCTCTTTCCTCCAGGAAGATGACAATCATTTCGATAATGCCTTTTGGGTCCATGATGTGGAAAGCTCTTATTCGCATATCTTTGTCTAGTGAATGCAGACAACTTTCGCATACAATTGCAGGACGACGGGAAGGAAGCTTTAGATTTCTACACAATgaacaaaaattgaagaagacAAATAGACATAGAGTTAGTAAAACAATTTCAGTTAGAAATTCGACGGAGATCAACATATAatcatgaaagaaaagaaacaatgtTGACCAAATGCACCTTAACTCGACAAACCAATGGACGAGGAACATGTTTTTACACAAATTACTATAGTCTCATTGTTTATAGTTTCATCAGGGAATCATAAAGAACATCATTTGAGGGAGGAACCACTCACTTTGGTGATTCTTCACCAGTGTCATCATCCCCAAGAACCCCTTGTCTTAACACAGTTTCTAACATCCCAGCAGTCTGGTACCTTAGCGAAAAAGCTTTCTCATCGGGGAAGAAGCCAATCTGTAGACTAATCACAATGGATGTTCAACAGAAAACAAGTCATCGTAAAAACTAATCTCTCAGCTATATCTTCACAGGCAGTAACCGATTAGCGATCCTATCCCCAAACACTCGGAAAACCTCACCTGTTGATACTTGTCCACAGTAAACATGTTGGTTTCTTTAATTTTGTATTCTGCCCACTCCACCTCATCATCTAATTCAGAAAACGACGTGCTTGATGGAGCCTGCATAATATATAATCTGCAAAGCAagatatcatcaaatcatcagaACAAACTAATAATGCTCACTGACATTCAATACACAGTTTGAATTTTGTCCAATCTTAAACTTTTCGCTATCCGAAGCTTACGTTTGAATGAGACTGATGAGTTCACCTTCCCCATAAGAGCTAGCTGCAAGCTTCGTATTCACTTTATGCAACAGATTCCCAACAGTATCAAATTGCTACAAAACCACTCAAACTAATAAATAATCAGAACTAATCAATCATGAGGACCCATCTGACTCCTCTTAAATGAACATAATTTATCTGTTTGGCTGCCCAGAAAATGCAGGAACAAAAATTCAATCTTTCACTAACGAATCCCAGAAACCAAATTAAGGACCAACCAACCCAACAAAATTACATGCATTTTGCTCAGAAGTTTTAAAAGTATTGCAGCCTtgacaaacaaaatataaaacaaaagacCATTTTGATTTCCCATCTTTTGCCTCGtgttctcagcaaccaaacacgtGACAAATTTTGGAGAACAAACCAGATACTTACAAAGAAGGAACCTTGCCAATTGCCCACGTTGAGCTTAACAAAGCGGCGAAGATTGTCGATGCTCATGGCTTCCTCGCTGGGCTTTCGAGCTTCGTCTTGAACTGAGGTGGAGGACGACGAGTTGGAAGCTCGGATTAAGGGGCTCCGGATTGTAGAAATGGGGCGAGAAAAGGGGTTTGGGGTGTGAAGGTTGGTGGGTAGGAGTTGGACTTTGTTGAGGCTCCGTGGGTTGGGAATGGGAGGGAGTGAAAGTGAGTAGCAGAAAGTGGAAGCCATGAAAGCAAAGGTAGGAGGATTCTGAGGAAGAAGAGCTCAGCAGAGTACAAATGGCTATTCTGTTTTATCATCTTATCTCAAAATTGGGCTTTTACGGTATTGAAAGAGTCCAACCTCAAAAGCCCATTTTTTTACAACAATAAAAAAGCCTTCAAAggcccatgttttttttttttttttttgttaaaatcatTTGGGTAAAGCTTCTGTAACGGGTTGACATGATAATAACAAGTTACTTAAACAGTCAGATCAATTTTCATTTGCCAAACACAACAAAGACATGACATGACATGAGAAGTGAATTTGCGAATAAGTTTGAGCCGATGTATTTCAGTACAAAAAGTTAACGAATCAAGCTTGAGTTGAGTATCATGTTAAGTTTACATTTATAAAGCATAGTTTGCTCAGTTTCCTTACAACACATAACTCAACAGTCTAAACAAGATACTAATCTACTAGAACAAACATTGATTTTATGGGGGTAAAATTTGAGGGGAAAAAGTGGACGAACTTGaatcaacaaacaaacaaacgaaCAAAAACGCGGACCAGACCTAGCTAAATAGCGGCCGAACGTCTTGAACTTAGATCTCATCaatcttagggctggtttggtattgttgtgctttgaaagaAAACTGTTTTtactgtgttgtgagaataagtagttgtgaaataaatcagcatagtgtttggtaaacttttttgtaaaagtgcttttgaaaaaaaaaagcagtattatagtgtttgataaacttttatgtaaaacaaatgtgaaaaaaaaagctgggttttgcagctttgtgtttttgattttttttcacccaaaactgtcagaaaaagctgaagctgactgtttaccaaacataaaaaaagcTTTTATGGCcacttttttcagaatcacctcagtaccaaaccagaaCTTATTCTCTTGCGGGAGCCTGCCTTGATTGATGTCCTAGGCTCGTAGCCAGCGACGGAAAATACTAATTAAAGAGAAAGGGAGTTGACCTCATCTTGTTTCCAAAGCCCTTCCTCATATTTATACCACTTGATAATCCCCAGCAGATCGACCCTAATCCTTTGGCACATGATGCAATGATCTAATTGCATGCAGGTTGTAAATCTTTGCAGCCGAGCAGACATGTTAAGAATAACCGGATCAAGTTTGTCAAGAATTTCATCGTAGTAAGAAGGTGGAGATATTTCAATTACAAGGCAATGTGATATATTGAGAACCTGCAGGTGGCGTAAGCCATCCAATAGAATGAGTAAAGCCTCCTTCCTCATCTTCGTGCACCGGAGGCTTAAGACGTTGAGACGTGAAGAGATGAAACTAGGGTTGAAGCGAATAGTCTAGTACACTCACCCTGAATGATCTTCAGTTCCCTAAACTCTTGCAGTTAACAGAAATCTCCTCCATGAGGTGTGGAGGATCTTCTAGGGAAGGAATCGTCAGCGATTCAAGGTCTTTTCAGCAGCCGAGGGACTTGCACATATATATAGATCGGTTTGGGATTGGTACCAAAATTTTCGAGATTTTCGGTTTgagattttttcggtttgggatcgGAATTTTTTTGGTGTGGTTCGGgatttttaggatttttttttccatcccTAATACCCAATGACTCTGTGTCAAATCAGACTTGCTTGTAACATAAACATAGGGTTTATATTGGCTTGGTATGAAATCTATTTTCATCCTTAACAAATCAAGCGTAGTAAAAATTCGAGAGGAGCAGTCAAGAATAACCGAACGCCATGCGCTACAAACGGCACTGCAACGAACATAAGCAATGGCTGAAGTTAAATCTGAGATTCTGCTGAGACACTTAAAAATCTCACTCAATATGTCAGGTTTCATGTCTCCTCATCTTCGAAAATCAACATCTTCCATTGctgtttctctttttcttttttctggtcACCATCTCCATTGTGATTTAGTTGTTTCTtatgtttaagcaataagagagGTTTCAGGAGGTTGATATCTTCTAATTGTGTACGGACTAAATAAAAAACCCTAGTTCCGCAAGGACTAGGAAGGAAGTTATTACTTGGATTCCCTATCCTAGTGTAACTAATTAAGGATTCCTTCTTACACAAGAATAGTTTTCTTACTTTCTTAGGAATCATATACATTGGAACCTAAGtcttaatatatattttatgaacattataatattttttagaaAACTAGATTTTAATCGTCAAATAAGatgaaatttagaaaaaaatgtCGCATACAATGTAATCTAGGggataaaattaatttttaattttgtaaaaattgattttagccCCTAAAATCTATTTGATGTCAGAAATGCATtaaatttcttattttattttatgattttatggTGTCCATgaattaaattttatgaaaaatattgtaaaacttaatactcatttgaaattcaaatgaATTAGCTTTTATTGGTTGATAGTTTGAATCACCAATTTATGGTGAGTGTCTTATGTTTGTACCAAACTtcaccaatcctgaaactacaaAGCACCGATCAACTTCATACTTTCGAGGACCCACTGAAAGAGTCGTGTTGATGCATTCATGTCGAAGCACAAGATTTTCTCTCCAaccaggaagccaatcacaaacATGACACGTGACAACATCAGAATAAAACTCCTAGAGTCCCATATCGACAGCGAAcaaaagctagaaactctcatCAACTATTAAGGAGACCATTCTCCTACAAGTAAGGCCTAATGTCATTATTGTGCTTAAACTTGTCATTAGAGCCCACTAATGACAAttatgcttgaacctatgtattgtgtaaactctttactattaatgagaactcatctacccCGTGAACATAGCTAAATTTAGAGTGAACCATCACtaagtgaccggagcaatctagcgaagatcacaaacttggcattttacgttgttccaaagtccATCCGATTTTATGCATTAGTATCTTATATAAGAAATATTTTGGTACGGACTTTTCGAGTAGACTTGTATTTTTGCGTATTTGcttatgtgccactaattcaTTACATTATTTTTAGGTACGAACATTTCGGTACAATATGTTTAGGTACGGACTTTTCGGCACACTTATGTTTttgcttattttttttatgtgttgCTAATTCattccaatatttttttttttgccaaatcaTTCCAATATATTTTGGTATATACATTTCGGTATACTagtttagtaaatatattaggGTATTGAAGTTTAGGTACACTAATTTAAGCAAATAGAAAATGCTGAGATGATTATTAGTCAAAAGCATGGTCTGAAATGCCGATATTATTggtgatatttcgccgataatatcgattttGTGAGAGAACGATATTTTCACACTTATCCACtgaattttcgtcaaaacatcGCGATATTTTAGGCTGGTGCGAATCGGAGAAGAACATCAGAGTTTCTACAGCTCCGGTCGACTATAAAAGagcaccctagactccgatctaagtatcaaaatgaaatacaaGACGAGAGGAATGTTTTTATAACTTCCGTTTGTCGTGAAACGgtcggaggtgttcggaaagttcCTCGACACTCACGGCCTTACCGGAGCTGCGTGTGCCTTCCCTCGGGTCGATCTCGTTCTAAAACCTTGTTAAAAAAACGAGATAAAACTTAGTATATCTCAACCACACAACATCCAAGATGAATTGAGGTAATCCGGGGCTTACTTAACTGGAGAAGGATCAAGAGAACTTGCCGGAGAGTTCATGGGTTCCACTGTCCTAGCTGCaccgagagaaagagagagaaagacgagATTTatatggtgatgatgatgtcgTTGACGGAGTACTACGAAGGGCGTAGAGGGCGCCGATGGGGATGACCGACTTGAGGTAGAGGTCATGAAAGATGAAGACAACGCCGACGAGGCGCAAGACGCGGACGAGGAGGAAAGCGAGGGAGGAGCAAAAGGCCATGTGGGAGAAGGATCAAGAGACTGAGGTCTCTATACGTGTATgtaggagaagggagaagagagaatgatcaagagatctgtgtgtgtgtgtgtgggagaagggagaagggagaagggagaaaggagaagggagaagggagaatGGAGAAGAGAGAATGATCCAGAGACTGAGgtctctgtgtgcgtgtgtggtggcgtgtgaaaaaaaaatatccaaatAATTCAACTTTTACAACTTGTACAATTTTTGACAAGACAACAATAATGGCATGTGTGTCTGTATCTGACAACTTTTACAACTTGTACAATTTTTGACAAGACACAATACACTTTTGGACAACGTCAAAAGATTTTGCTTATAAACAACGTCAACCAATCTCGAATCCATATAGGtagcatgttaacaattacatgcaaaactattttggggatttatcatttgatgactacttttcataatacacttactctacacatagagatgatgaagatagtgaaaattttgaacctcataggaactctatgtggtactaagtcactcatgtatcttaccatataatgtataaagtgtaaaatattgtactaattcattatatataaatgattatggtgtgtttaaacttctttcattaattactacatattttatacactcacaatgtttgccaactcgctatataatcaacttaaataagttaaatccatcatgcaatgcatttcctaccaatttttttgtgataaactaatagataattgactaaataaacatcctgcaaagtttcaataaatttttttaagtttttcttacaatttccgtgatttttatttaatttttatcgatatcgataatatcccgatatttccatcgaaatttccgtgttttttgactactgatatttccgatatcatcgatattttatactttgGTCAAAAGAACCTTAATTACATTTTTAAAAGGCACAaaaatttaatctaaaaaatGTAGAAAGAAAGTTGGGATTCTAATTgtaccttttctttttcttatagcCTTTCCTCACAAGATCAATTACACTTCGTCAATTTACAGTTTGTTTGGGCCTTACAACAAGAAGTATAACAACATTGACCGCGAGTAAACCAACATTCACAAGTTTGTTACACCCCGAGTCTCTCCTCTAATTCATTACAAGGCTACACACACCTCCACGCCCCAATGCCGAGCAACAGCCCTAATCTTCAACCCTTCGGTTCAATCAACAGTTACCGGAATACTGACAACGAAATCCGTTCCCAGTTCATTTATCATCTGCCCCAAATCCTTGAGTTTTCTCACTTCGATGGTGGGCCGAGGATTTCCGTGCTCATTTCGGGGGTAGGCGATGAAGTCCTGCCTCCTGGACGCCAGATTATGCTGACCCAAATCCTGGACAATTGCAAGATAATCAGCCTGAGGTACGGAGCTGTGGATTAGGAAGCAGTATTGGGAATCGAAATCTCTTCTCGCAACCTCCAGAAGCTGCCGCATTTGTGCTGCCCTAGTCACCCTTAGAACAAGTcccccctaaggactttgcgccagcaaccagcgcatttatccactcaagtgaacagtaatagactggagtgaacagtaataggccaaggcatctacacccctaaaaaaatgcgctagcacccagcgcatttatttggtgtgttttttttttttaagtttatttcgaataagatttttaaccaatttcggataaaatttcaaataaacttaaaaaaaatacacactaaaataaaattacatactcatcaaataaacttaaaaaaaacacactaaaataaaattacataaactcatcaaataaattaaGGATGAGCTTTTTGGtatatttttttcacacaaaaagtatatgaaagctttggtagaaggtgtagaaaatattgaaatgtggtgtaaggtggaagatgagggttaggtatttattaaaatattattaatttttattataaaataataatttttatgaaAGTACTCTCTAGACtccattcttctttttcttccctgATTTTCCAACTGTGTTGTCAAGCACAGTTTCACCACTTTTTcttcccttcttctttttcttctcttcaaacCGCCAAAACCCATGTGAGATTAGCCAAGTTCGGGCCTACCCCATGAGCCGCAACCACCAAACGAACCCAACGACCCGCAATCCCACCCAACCCTCCTCCCCGATCCCCTCACCCACTGGTGCGCCAACCAAAACTGTAAACCCTTTGCCGTCGATCCTCTCGATCCCTGGAGCTCCTCCGATTGCAACTGGTTCTCCAACGCCGCCTCCGATTCAGACCATGACGTCAGCTGCTTCGTCACCGATCTATTCAATCGCTGCAGCTCTGAGCAATAGCCCAAGACCGAGAGGGAGGGCTTTGGATATGGAAGCTTGAGTTGGGGTGGTGGTGCAAGGAAAGCAGAGAGCTTCGAATTCAGCTCAAGGAGGGGTGGCGGTATCGCCTGGCATCATGTAGGCAGGGCAAAGGCTCAGCACATTCTGAGCCGGCCTAGAGATCAGCTTGGACTGGGTGCCAGCCTATCTGCTCGGCTGGAGTGGATTGGCTGGGTGCCGGGCCAATAATTTGGCTGGGTGCTGGCCTAAAGGTTCcccggtggaactgctcttataGTAAACAAATAATCATCCATCACGCTgcctaaaaagaaagaaaatctcATGGTCAGCAAAGGCGgagccataatttttttttttttgatgggCTAGTTGAAAATAGTACCATAaaatcatataatttttttttgcttatataaacatataataatcaatataaaagaacaacaatataataatgggaactttaacgaaaagctcccggtactgt is a genomic window of Malus domestica chromosome 09, GDT2T_hap1 containing:
- the LOC103421505 gene encoding uncharacterized protein translates to MASTFCYSLSLPPIPNPRSLNKVQLLPTNLHTPNPFSRPISTIRSPLIRASNSSSSTSVQDEARKPSEEAMSIDNLRRFVKLNVGNWQGSFFQFDTVGNLLHKVNTKLAASSYGEGELISLIQTLYIMQAPSSTSFSELDDEVEWAEYKIKETNMFTVDKYQQIGFFPDEKAFSLRYQTAGMLETVLRQGVLGDDDTGEESPKNLKLPSRRPAIVCESCLHSLDKDMRIRAFHIMDPKGIIEMIVIFLEERGDGAVLPPALDNNVENTDRIVPFLGTWKGHSVTKRSGVYGSTTAEADTVATLEMDDKGQVIQGITSTSAAGDVTTNVPWTGIKLDNLITFNGGYQMTLLPGGMYMGCPCDVGNNVAESLSFHLEFCWLEGPAKRQRLVRTYDVEGQAVSTTYFYETRM